The region TTTTCGATCGTTCGGGAGCCTCAAAAGCGACTCAACAAGCCATACAGCAATATACTTTTAAAGCTTTTGATACTCTTGAGAAAATGGATATAGAAGAAGAAAAGAAAGCAATATTAAGAGCTTTTGGCGAAGACTTGATGAGAAGAAAGGTTTAGTATTAGTGATGAATTGTAGTATTTAGAGACCTTAAATTAATCTCGATAAGCTCGGGGCGTTAATCAAAATTAAATTTTTATGTATATAGCTCCAATAAATGTTGATTTGCTGTTTTCAGAAGCTGAAAAAGAGGCTTTATACGTTAAATTAATAGAGCAATTGAACAAAGATTTTAATCTGGCTAATGAAGGAGTTGATTTTCCTCTCAGCATTTCTCCTGAGGAATTAAAAATTCAATTGCATGAAAAAATTTATAGGCTGATTCAGTATAAGTTTGCCGAATATCTCAATTTGCTTTATATCATTGATGTTTCAGAGGAACAAATAAAACAGTTAGACGGCTCAGATTTGGTGGTTCTGGCGGAGCAAGTTTCTTTTTTGATTCTAAAAAGAGAGTGGCAAAAAGTTTGGTTTAGGAATAAATATCGTTAGAAGTTATCAGTTGTTAATTTTTAGTTAGGTGCTAAAGCTTGAACTTAGGGTTTGTAATAAGCAGTAATTTGTTCTATAAACCATAACCGATAACAGAAAACTGATAAGGCACAATCCTAGAAATAAACCCTTACAAAAGGCATGAATGCGCTGCCGTAAATGTCATTTGTATCATTCAATACATTATAACGGGCTCCAATAGTCACATTTCCGGTTCTGTAACCGGCGCCAAGAAACAAGCCAGTATTCCAGTAATCTTGCGAGTTGTTGCTTGATCCGTCAAGGTTTACATTGACTCTTAGTTCTTCTAATTCTGCCGAAAGTTGAATTTCTTGGATAGGGTTGAATAAAGCAATTAGACTTCCTCCGTACAAATGTGAAGCATAATAATTTCGTTGTTTTATATAGGTGTATTGAGCGCCAACTCCTACAGCAACATATTCGTTAAAATTATAAATGGCACTAGGAGCCAGAGAAATATCAGTATAGCCGCTACCAAGACTTAGACCAATTCCTCCTCCAAATTGTACATTTCTCCAGAAATCGTTTCCGGAATTTGAAATACTTTTTTGTTGTTGTGCCAATAGATTATTTGAAATTAATAAAATAATGGCAGCTGAAATTAATTTTAAAATAGAAAAAAAGGGATTCTTTCTCATAAGTATTTAATTTTTTGAACAATTTAACATTTAAATGTAAATAAAAGTAAATATAAATTTAGGGGATTATTGTACTTTTGCCAAACTATTTTAACAAAAAGTATATTCACTGATATTATGGATAGGTTTTCATTTTTAAACGCAGCACATACCGAGTTTTTTGCACAATTATACGATCAATATTTAGAGAATCCAGATAGCGTAGAGCCAAGCTGGAGAAGTTTCTTTCAAGGTTTTGACTTTGGAATGGCTACTTATAACGATGAAAACCCAGCAACTTACATTGCAAATGTTGCTGCTGGAGCTATAGAATGTGCACCTATTTCTGAAAAACTTCAAAAAGAATTTAACGTATTAAAACTGATCGACGGCTATCGTTCTCGTGGTCATTTGTTTACAAAAACAAATCCGGTTCGTGATCGTAGAACATCAACGCCTACTTTGGATATCGAGAATTTTGGTCTTTCAAGTTCCGATTTGAATACTGTTTTTGATGCAGCTAAGATTATAGGTAAAGCACCTTGTTCGCTTTCAGATATTATTAAGCATCTTGATACTATTTACTGTCAGCACATTGGTGTAGAGTATATGTATATCAGGAATCCTGGCGTTATTAAATGGATTCAAGATAAGCTAGGTGTAAATGATAATTTGCCTAATTTCTCTAGCGAGGAGAAAAAATCAATTTTAAATAAATTGAATGAGGCAGTTTCTTTTGAGAATTTCTTGCATACAAAATACGTAGGTCAAAAACGTTTTTCTCTTGAAGGAGGAGAAACAATTATTCCTGCATTGGACGCTTTGATCGAAAAAGCAGCCGAAAAAGGAGTGGAACAATTCGTTATGGGAATGGCACATCGTGGTCGTTTGAACGTTTTGGCTAATATTTTTGGTAAATCTACTCAGGATATTTTCGGAGAGTTTGATGGTAAAGATTACGATCAGGAATATTTTGACGGAGACGTAAAATACCATTTAGGTTTAACAGCTGATAAAGTAACGGCTTCAGGTAAAAAAATAAACATTAATTTAGCGCCAAATCCTTCGCATCTAGAAACGGTAGGTGCTGTAATTGAAGGAATTACCAGAGCGAAACAAGATAAGTATTTCCCGGATGATTTTTCAAAAGTATTGCCAATTGCCGTTCACGGTGATGCTGCAATTGCTGGTCAAGGTATTTTATACGAGATCATTCAAATGGCACAGCTTGACGGTTACAAGACAGGAGGTACTATTCATATTGTAATTAATAATCAAGTAGGATTTACTACAAATTATACTGATGCCCGTTCTTCTAAATATTGTACAGATGTGGCCAAAGTTACGCTTTCGCCGGTATTGCATGTCAATGCCGATGATGCAGAAGCGGTGGTACATGCTATGGCATTTGCTTTGGATTATAGAATGGAATTTGGACGCGATGTATTTATTGATTTATTAGGCTATAGAAAATACGGGCATAATGAAGGAGATGAACCTCGTTTTACACAGCCGGTATTGTATAAGCTTATTGCAAAACACAAAAATCCTAGAGATATTTATGCAGAGAAATTATTGTCAGAAAGTGTTATAGATGCTACTTATGTCAATGGTTTAGAGGTAGAATATAAATCGAATTTAGAGATCAATTTGGAAGCTTCACGCAAAAAAGATTTGACCATTATCACTCCATTTATGAAAAATGAATGGAAAGGTTTTGAGCAGGTTTCTGATGCCCAAATGTTGCAAAAGGTGGATACTTCTTATTCTAAAGAAGGTTTGACTCAGGTGGCAAATGCCGTTTGTAATTTGCCTTCGGATAAAAAATTTATCAAAAAGACTGAAAAATTAATAAACGACAGAAAAACCATGTTCTTTGAAACCAATCAATTAGATTGGGGAATGGGAGAGCATTTGGCTTATGGATCTTTATTACAGGAAGGTTATGATGTTCGAATTTCCGGTCAGGATGTGGAACGTGGGACTTTCTCTCACCGTCATGCTGTGGTTAAGGTAGAAGATTCGGAAGAAGAAGTAACATTAATAAATAGCTTAGAAGGAGCAAAGGGGAAATTCCATATTTTTAATTCCTTCTTGTCAGAATACGGTGTTTTAGGTTTTGATTATGGTTATGCTTTGGCGAATCCTAATACATTGACCATTTGGGAAGCACAGTTTGGGGATTTCTCTAATGGAGCCCAAATTATGATTGACCAATACATCTCTTGTGGAGAAGACAAATGGAACAACCAAAATGGAATTGTTTTACTATTGCCTCACGGATACGAGGGACAAGGTGCAGAGCACTCTTCGGCTAGAATGGAAAGATATTTGCAGCTTTGTGCCAGACACAATATGTATGTTGCCGATTGTACAACTCCGGCAAACTTCTTTCACTTGCTAAGAAGACAAATGAAAACTACTTTCCGTAAGCCACTTATCGTGTTTACCCCAAAGAGTTTATTGCGTGATCCAAGATGCGTTTCCTCAATAGAAGAATTCACTAGCGGAAGTTTTCAAGAAACAATTGATGATACAACAGTAAACAAAGCGGATGTAAAAACTTTGGTTTTCTGTACGGGTAAATTCTATTATGACATCACTGCTGAAAGAGAAAATAACGGACGCAAAGATGTTGCCGTGGTAAGAATTGAACAATTATTCCCATTACCGGTTGAACAATTAAAAGCAATTATCGCTCAATATCCAAACGCTGATGATTATGTTTGGGCGCAAGAGGAACCAAAAAACATGGGAGCATACAGCTACATGTTGATGAATTTTGACTTAGTCAAATGGAGATTAGCTTCGTTAAAAGCCTATTCAGCACCGGCTTCAGGAAGTTATACCAGAGCAAAACGCCGTCATGCCGATGCTATCAGAATGGTTTTTGACAAAGATTTATTCAGATGTTAGAAATTGTTTTGACAGACAGAAATAAAGAACAGAACAAGCAGTAGTTGTTTTTAAAAACAATTCAAAATATAAAATTCATAATTTAAAAATTATACAAGATGATTTTAGAAATGAAAGTCCCATCACCTGGGGAATCAATAAAAGAAGTTGAAATTGCAACTTGGTTAGTAAAAGACGGAGATTATGTAGAGAAAGACCAAGCAATTGCTGAGGTTGATTCTGATAAAGCAACATTGGAATTGCCAGCTGAAGCTAGCGGAATTATCACGTTAAAAGCCGAAGAAGGTGACGCAGTAGCGGTAGGGGCAGTAGTTTGTTTAATTGATACCGCAGCAGCTAAGCCATCAGGTTCAGCAGCAGCTCCGGTGGCAGCAGCAGTTGAAGCTCCAAAAGCAGCACCGGCTCCAGCTCCAGTTGCAGCTCCAGCAACAACTTATGCTTCAGGGACTCCATCTCCGGCAGCAAGAAAAATATTAGACGAAAAAAATATAACGCCTGCTTCCATTACTGGAACAGGAAAAGACGGAAGAATCACTAAAGAAGATGCCGTAAATGCAGTGCCTTCAATGGGAACTCCTACAGGAGGATCTAGAGGAACTGAACGTACAAAATTATCAATGTTACGTCGTAAAGTAGCTGAAAGATTAGTTGCGGCCAAAAACGAAACAGCCATGTTGACTACTTTCAACGAAGTAAACATGACGCCAATCAACTTGATTCGTAACGAATACAAAGATGCGTTTAAGGCAAAACATGGCGGAGTTGGATTAGGATATATGTCATTCTTTACCAAAGCGGTTACTAGAGCTTTGCAATTGTATCCTGACGTAAATTCTATGATGGATGGCGATTATAAAGTGGCTTACGATTTCTGCGATATCTCTATCGCTGTTTCAGGACCAAAAGGATTAATGGTTCCTGTTGTTCGTAACGCTGAGAATTTGACTTTCCGTGGTGTTGAGGCTGAAATCAAAAGATTAGCTCTTAGAGCACGTGACGGTCAAATCACCGTTGACGATATGACAGGTGGTACTTTTACAATTACCAATGGTGGTGTATTTGGATCGATGTTGTCTACGCCAATTATCAACCCTCCTCAGTCTGGAATTTTGGGAATGCACAACATTATCGAGCGTCCGATTGCCGTAAACGGAAAAGTGGAAATTCACCCAATGATGTATGTGGCACTTTCTTATGACCACAGAATTATCGATGGTCGTGAGTCAGTTGGTTTCTTGGTGGCTGTTAAAGAAGCTTTAGAAAATCCAATGGAATTGTTGATGGATAACAATCCTAAAAAAGCATTAGAATTGTAAAATTCATTTCTAATCATAAGAAAATCCCATTTGACAGCAAGTGTTAAATGGGATTTTTTATTGTAATAAATAGAGATAGTGATTGTAATAATCTACAATAGCTTTTCCTTTCATTAGAACATCAGCTCCTATAATACCATGTACGGGTTTTGCCTTGTATTGTTGTAGTGCTTCGTTAACATGTGATAAATCAAAAATAACTAAATCAAAGTCGCTGCTTTTCCAAGATCCCAATTGCAAGTGGTTGTTTAATGCGGTCTGGGTATGCATTCCCGTCGCTCCCGCTCCCGAAGCCTTGGTTTTAGAATCGATGGCATTTAGTTGAAATAATTCGACAGAATCGAAACCAATACAACTATTCGAAGCACCAGTATCTAAGATGAAATTCCCTTTGACACCGTTGATTTTGGCCTTTATCAATAGGTGTTGAGTCTTGGTTAATTTGAATTTTATCTTTTTGTATTTTTCTTTTTTAAGAATTTCGTGTAGGTTTTTCATAAATCAAATAATGATATTCAAATGTAATCTAAAAAGAGAATAATCTGAAAATTCACCAATCAAAATAGTAACTTTGTAGGTTTCAAATTAGACAAATGATAATTACCGATACTCATACCCATTTATATAGTGAAGAATTTAATCAGGACCGAAACGAAATGATGCAACGCGCCCTAGATGGCGGTGTTTCAAGGTTCTTTATTCCTGCAATAGATTCCAGTTGTACTGCAAGCATGTATGATTTGGAGAAAAAATATCCTGAAAATGTCTTCCTGATGATGGGTTTACATCCCACTTATGTCAAAGATAATTATTTGAATGAGTTAAAGCATGTTGAAGAGGAATTGGCTAAGCGGAAATTCTACGCCATCGGAGAAATTGGGATTGATCTGTATTGGGACAAAACCCATTTAAAGGAACAACAAATCGCTTTTAGAAGACAAATCCAATTGGCAAAAAAATATAAATTACCTATTGTAATTCATTGTCGCGAAGCTTTCGATGAAATATTCGAAATTTTAGAAGAAGAAAAAGGAACGGATTTATTTGGAATTTTTCATTGTTTCACCGGAACCCACGAACAGGCTTTACAGGCCATATCCTATAATATGAAATTGGGAATTGGCGGTGTTGTGACTTTCAAAAACGGGAAAATAGACCAGTTTTTGAATCAAATTGATTTGAGTCACATTGTTTTAGAAACGGATTCTCCTTATCTGGCTCCGATTCCTTTTCGAGGAAAGAGAAATGAAAGCAGCTATCTGATAAATGTTGTAGAGAAATTAGCTCATATTTATGGTCTTTCTACAGAAGAAATCGCAACTATAACAACTGAAAATTCTAAGATAATTTTCGGGATTTAAAGTAGAATTCACAAAAAATTGATATTTTTTTTGTTCATTTGCCCACCTAAAATAACCAAAATGCAAAAATTTGACGCTATTCGGCCATTTTATGATTCCGAAATTAATAATGCTATTCTCAATGTGATCGATCATCCGATGATGAAAGCATTGATGAATTTTACTTTCCCTGATGTGGCTGATGAAGTTTGGAAAGAGCAACTAAGAAAAACGCATTCCATTCGCGATTTCCAATGTAATTTTATCTACAATACAATACAAAATGTCCTTCAAAGAAGTTCTGATGGTTTGTCGACTTCTGGTTTTGAAAAGCTAGAAAAGAACCAGTCTTATTTATTTATATCCAATCATAGAGATATTGTTTTGGATACGACTTTGCTCAATGTTGCCCTATTTGAACATGGCTTAGTAATGACGGCGTCGGCAATTGGAGATAATTTGGTTAAGAAAGATTTCCTGAATGTCTTAGCCAAAATGAATCGTAATTTTTTAGTGCAACGCGGTTTAACACCACGTGAGATGTTGCAAAGTTCTAAAACTTTATCAGAATATATTGGTCATTTATTGCAACATGAAAACAGATCCGTTTGGATTGCGCAACGTGAAGGAAGAACCAAAGACGGTAATGATGCCACCAATCCGGGAGTTTTAAAAATGCTGGCAATGGGTTCTGATGAAGAAAATCTGATGGATTATTTCAGAAAGATAAAGGTGGTTCCTGTTTCTATTTCGTATGAATATGATCCGACTGATGTTTTAAAAATTCCGCAATTATTGGCTGAAGCTAATAATGAGGTGTATATCAAAGAGAAAAATGAGGATTTCATGACGCTTCTCAGTGGTGTTATGGGACAAAAGAAGAGAATTCACATCCATATAGGAGATGTTCTTGATAAAGAAATTGATGTTATCAAAGAAGAATTTGATAATTCAAACAAGCAAATACAAGGTTTGGCGCAATTGATTGATGATTCTATATTGAGCAATTACAAGTTGTGGCCTACAAACTATATTGCGTATGATATTTTGAATAAAACCGATGCTCATGCTTCTTTCTATACGGCAAACGAGAAATCGCTTTTTGAACGCAGATTAGATATGCGAATTGATGCCGAAAATCCTATTGCACTGCAAGGTTTATTAGATATGTATGCTAATCCGGTTGTGAATAAATTGAAGTATGTAGATGAACTCTAAAGCTAAAATACTTTTAATATATACAGGAGGAACCATCGGGATGCGCAAGGATTTTGATACGGGAGCTCTAAAGGCATTTAATTTTAGTAAATTATTGCAGCGAATTCCTGAATTGAAACAATTGGACTGTGATATAGAAACGTTTTCATTCAAAAAGCCTATTGATTCCTCTAATATGAATCCCGAAAAATGGGGTGAGATCGCTACTGTTATTGAGGCCAATTATTCAAAATTCGATGGTTTTGTTGTGCTTCATGGATCAGACACGATGTCTTATTCGGCTTCGGCAATGAGTTTTATGCTTGAGAATTTGGCCAAACCGGTCATCTTTACGGGTTCACAATTGCCAATAGGGGATTTGCGTACAGATGCCAAAGAAAATTTGATTACCGCTATTCAAATTGCTTCATTGCAAAATAACGGGAAACCAGTTATCAGTGAGGTTTGTCTTTATTTTGAATACAAATTATATCGAGGCAATAGGACAACCAAGATTAATGCAGAACATTTTAAAGCTTTTACTTCACCAAATTATCCCGCTTTGATGGAATCCGGGGTGCATTTAAAAATGAGATCTGAATTG is a window of Flavobacterium acetivorans DNA encoding:
- a CDS encoding retropepsin-like aspartic protease translates to MKNLHEILKKEKYKKIKFKLTKTQHLLIKAKINGVKGNFILDTGASNSCIGFDSVELFQLNAIDSKTKASGAGATGMHTQTALNNHLQLGSWKSSDFDLVIFDLSHVNEALQQYKAKPVHGIIGADVLMKGKAIVDYYNHYLYLLQ
- a CDS encoding asparaginase, whose product is MNSKAKILLIYTGGTIGMRKDFDTGALKAFNFSKLLQRIPELKQLDCDIETFSFKKPIDSSNMNPEKWGEIATVIEANYSKFDGFVVLHGSDTMSYSASAMSFMLENLAKPVIFTGSQLPIGDLRTDAKENLITAIQIASLQNNGKPVISEVCLYFEYKLYRGNRTTKINAEHFKAFTSPNYPALMESGVHLKMRSELFLTKNDDKELLVHKQLDNNVVIVKMFPGMSEVVLSAIFDIPNLKGIVLETYGSGNAPSEDWFLNLLVKAINKGLHVVNVTQCSGGSVNMGQYETSTSMKEIGVISGKDITTEAAITKLMYLLSQNIPQNEFKTVFETPLRGEII
- a CDS encoding 2-oxoglutarate dehydrogenase E1 component, which encodes MDRFSFLNAAHTEFFAQLYDQYLENPDSVEPSWRSFFQGFDFGMATYNDENPATYIANVAAGAIECAPISEKLQKEFNVLKLIDGYRSRGHLFTKTNPVRDRRTSTPTLDIENFGLSSSDLNTVFDAAKIIGKAPCSLSDIIKHLDTIYCQHIGVEYMYIRNPGVIKWIQDKLGVNDNLPNFSSEEKKSILNKLNEAVSFENFLHTKYVGQKRFSLEGGETIIPALDALIEKAAEKGVEQFVMGMAHRGRLNVLANIFGKSTQDIFGEFDGKDYDQEYFDGDVKYHLGLTADKVTASGKKININLAPNPSHLETVGAVIEGITRAKQDKYFPDDFSKVLPIAVHGDAAIAGQGILYEIIQMAQLDGYKTGGTIHIVINNQVGFTTNYTDARSSKYCTDVAKVTLSPVLHVNADDAEAVVHAMAFALDYRMEFGRDVFIDLLGYRKYGHNEGDEPRFTQPVLYKLIAKHKNPRDIYAEKLLSESVIDATYVNGLEVEYKSNLEINLEASRKKDLTIITPFMKNEWKGFEQVSDAQMLQKVDTSYSKEGLTQVANAVCNLPSDKKFIKKTEKLINDRKTMFFETNQLDWGMGEHLAYGSLLQEGYDVRISGQDVERGTFSHRHAVVKVEDSEEEVTLINSLEGAKGKFHIFNSFLSEYGVLGFDYGYALANPNTLTIWEAQFGDFSNGAQIMIDQYISCGEDKWNNQNGIVLLLPHGYEGQGAEHSSARMERYLQLCARHNMYVADCTTPANFFHLLRRQMKTTFRKPLIVFTPKSLLRDPRCVSSIEEFTSGSFQETIDDTTVNKADVKTLVFCTGKFYYDITAERENNGRKDVAVVRIEQLFPLPVEQLKAIIAQYPNADDYVWAQEEPKNMGAYSYMLMNFDLVKWRLASLKAYSAPASGSYTRAKRRHADAIRMVFDKDLFRC
- a CDS encoding TatD family hydrolase; translated protein: MIITDTHTHLYSEEFNQDRNEMMQRALDGGVSRFFIPAIDSSCTASMYDLEKKYPENVFLMMGLHPTYVKDNYLNELKHVEEELAKRKFYAIGEIGIDLYWDKTHLKEQQIAFRRQIQLAKKYKLPIVIHCREAFDEIFEILEEEKGTDLFGIFHCFTGTHEQALQAISYNMKLGIGGVVTFKNGKIDQFLNQIDLSHIVLETDSPYLAPIPFRGKRNESSYLINVVEKLAHIYGLSTEEIATITTENSKIIFGI
- a CDS encoding 1-acyl-sn-glycerol-3-phosphate acyltransferase — translated: MQKFDAIRPFYDSEINNAILNVIDHPMMKALMNFTFPDVADEVWKEQLRKTHSIRDFQCNFIYNTIQNVLQRSSDGLSTSGFEKLEKNQSYLFISNHRDIVLDTTLLNVALFEHGLVMTASAIGDNLVKKDFLNVLAKMNRNFLVQRGLTPREMLQSSKTLSEYIGHLLQHENRSVWIAQREGRTKDGNDATNPGVLKMLAMGSDEENLMDYFRKIKVVPVSISYEYDPTDVLKIPQLLAEANNEVYIKEKNEDFMTLLSGVMGQKKRIHIHIGDVLDKEIDVIKEEFDNSNKQIQGLAQLIDDSILSNYKLWPTNYIAYDILNKTDAHASFYTANEKSLFERRLDMRIDAENPIALQGLLDMYANPVVNKLKYVDEL
- the odhB gene encoding 2-oxoglutarate dehydrogenase complex dihydrolipoyllysine-residue succinyltransferase is translated as MILEMKVPSPGESIKEVEIATWLVKDGDYVEKDQAIAEVDSDKATLELPAEASGIITLKAEEGDAVAVGAVVCLIDTAAAKPSGSAAAPVAAAVEAPKAAPAPAPVAAPATTYASGTPSPAARKILDEKNITPASITGTGKDGRITKEDAVNAVPSMGTPTGGSRGTERTKLSMLRRKVAERLVAAKNETAMLTTFNEVNMTPINLIRNEYKDAFKAKHGGVGLGYMSFFTKAVTRALQLYPDVNSMMDGDYKVAYDFCDISIAVSGPKGLMVPVVRNAENLTFRGVEAEIKRLALRARDGQITVDDMTGGTFTITNGGVFGSMLSTPIINPPQSGILGMHNIIERPIAVNGKVEIHPMMYVALSYDHRIIDGRESVGFLVAVKEALENPMELLMDNNPKKALEL